A window of the Cystobacter fuscus genome harbors these coding sequences:
- a CDS encoding HEAT repeat domain-containing protein has product MSWEIDLEQWRSELVDAFHWGGQERARTLVAALREAQPRRVQSVLEQMLQSPDGKVRQAAAFGLGELGGPANARRLEQQLLLEGSRGGYDASSVVQVITQALGQLKSASSRATLVRRLNRLAAGAPEGSDVDDLTYALWRKRHPELLPAVRGALERIAPPASEGLLALLRLLENSSEELRVWIEDESVPVEQKTKVLTVLDEEVPDELVPLLPSFIFLARSIIGVASTRKGQERRFCDRLFTLLLLHRERLLPALPPKARAGLREVARRMVAAPETVRIIKAATILEYVGHREDADLLAEYKSQDDVLGRVYEEAIEVLRKLPHT; this is encoded by the coding sequence ATGTCATGGGAAATCGATTTGGAGCAGTGGCGGTCAGAGCTGGTTGATGCCTTCCACTGGGGAGGTCAGGAGAGGGCACGCACCCTGGTGGCGGCATTGCGCGAGGCGCAGCCCAGAAGAGTCCAGAGTGTTCTGGAACAAATGCTCCAGTCTCCTGACGGGAAGGTGCGCCAGGCAGCCGCCTTTGGCCTGGGTGAGCTGGGTGGTCCTGCGAACGCCAGACGCTTGGAGCAGCAACTCCTCCTGGAGGGGTCTCGAGGGGGCTACGACGCCTCGTCTGTCGTGCAGGTCATCACCCAGGCACTTGGTCAGCTCAAGAGCGCCAGCTCGAGGGCAACCCTCGTACGCAGGCTGAATCGATTGGCCGCTGGCGCGCCAGAGGGGTCCGATGTGGATGACCTGACCTATGCACTTTGGCGCAAGCGTCATCCAGAGTTGCTCCCCGCTGTTCGCGGGGCCCTGGAGCGGATCGCTCCACCTGCTTCCGAGGGCCTGCTGGCCCTCCTTCGCTTGCTGGAGAACTCTTCGGAAGAACTGCGAGTGTGGATTGAGGACGAGTCGGTGCCTGTCGAGCAGAAGACCAAGGTCCTGACCGTGCTGGATGAGGAGGTACCAGATGAACTGGTCCCTTTGCTCCCCTCATTCATCTTCCTGGCCCGTTCCATCATTGGAGTGGCATCCACACGCAAGGGGCAGGAAAGACGTTTCTGTGATCGCCTGTTCACCCTGCTGCTCCTACACCGCGAGCGTCTTCTTCCCGCGCTCCCACCCAAGGCCCGCGCCGGATTGCGCGAGGTGGCCCGGAGAATGGTTGCGGCCCCGGAGACTGTACGCATCATCAAAGCCGCGACCATCCTTGAGTACGTGGGACATCGGGAGGACGCCGACCTGCTGGCGGAATACAAGTCCCAAGACGACGTGCTTGGCAGGGTGTACGAGGAGGCTATCGAGGTACTGCGCAAGCTCCCCCATACTTGA
- a CDS encoding crotonase/enoyl-CoA hydratase family protein, producing the protein MSQPDPRISLSLRGHVALIGIHRAAKRNAFDMAMLHGLAHALTEADQNEQVRCTVVYAEGAHFTAGLDLADVGPRVGTGETMVPQGAVDPFHLFGERRKKPLLIAVQGICFTLGVELILAADMAVAASDTRFAQLEVKRGIFPFGGATLRFPQVAGWGNAMRWLLTGDEFGAAEAYRMGIVQEVVEPGQQLDRALALAEAVARQAPLAVQATLASARLAREQGPDAAAQDLMPRLRQLYASEDVQEGLRSFIERREARFQGK; encoded by the coding sequence ATGTCTCAGCCTGACCCCCGAATCTCGCTCTCGCTGCGCGGCCACGTCGCGCTCATCGGCATCCACCGAGCCGCCAAGCGCAACGCGTTCGACATGGCGATGCTGCACGGCCTCGCCCATGCGCTGACGGAGGCAGACCAGAACGAGCAGGTGCGCTGCACCGTGGTGTACGCGGAGGGAGCGCACTTCACGGCGGGCCTGGACCTGGCGGACGTGGGGCCGAGAGTGGGCACTGGCGAGACCATGGTTCCCCAGGGGGCGGTGGACCCCTTCCACCTGTTCGGAGAGCGGCGCAAGAAGCCCCTGCTGATCGCGGTGCAGGGCATCTGCTTCACGCTCGGCGTGGAGCTGATACTGGCCGCGGACATGGCGGTGGCGGCCAGTGACACGCGGTTCGCCCAGCTGGAGGTCAAGCGCGGCATCTTCCCCTTCGGGGGCGCCACGCTGCGCTTCCCACAGGTGGCGGGCTGGGGCAACGCCATGCGCTGGCTGCTCACCGGGGACGAGTTCGGCGCGGCCGAGGCGTACCGCATGGGCATCGTCCAGGAGGTGGTGGAGCCCGGCCAGCAGCTCGATCGCGCGCTCGCGCTCGCCGAGGCGGTGGCGCGCCAGGCGCCGCTCGCGGTGCAGGCCACCCTCGCCTCGGCGCGGCTGGCGCGCGAGCAGGGGCCGGACGCGGCCGCCCAGGACTTGATGCCGCGGTTGCGGCAGCTCTACGCGAGCGAGGACGTGCAGGAGGGACTGCGCTCCTTCATCGAGCGGCGCGAGGCGCGCTTCCAGGGGAAGTGA
- a CDS encoding RsbRD N-terminal domain-containing protein: MESLADMMETGQEQLFHEWRERVQRRHAPGPLSEPELANQIPDFLRQVIAALRREEEGMEPKTHRVGPLGWEHGEQRFLIGFTLSNIVREYGVLHDCIFELVENRGHGLVRLEEARILAQCFTRAIAEAVAHYLRMRERELQGGETAPAVS, encoded by the coding sequence ATGGAGAGCCTCGCGGACATGATGGAGACCGGGCAGGAGCAGCTCTTCCACGAATGGCGGGAGCGGGTCCAACGTCGCCATGCGCCCGGCCCCCTCTCCGAGCCCGAGCTGGCCAACCAGATCCCGGACTTCCTGCGGCAGGTGATCGCCGCCCTCCGCCGGGAGGAGGAGGGGATGGAGCCGAAGACGCACCGGGTGGGCCCCCTGGGATGGGAGCACGGGGAGCAGCGCTTCCTCATCGGCTTCACCCTGTCCAACATCGTGCGCGAGTACGGGGTGCTGCACGACTGCATCTTCGAGCTGGTGGAGAACCGGGGGCACGGCCTCGTCCGGCTGGAGGAGGCGAGGATCCTCGCGCAGTGCTTCACCCGGGCGATCGCCGAGGCCGTCGCGCACTACCTGCGGATGCGCGAGCGGGAACTCCAGGGCGGCGAGACGGCGCCTGCCGTGAGCTAG
- the speA gene encoding biosynthetic arginine decarboxylase, with product MPPITPQHRWTLADAQDTYGIRNWGSPYFGVNDKGHVCVHPDGPAAPNMDLKELVDEVRRRGIGLPLLLRFTDVLRHRVVHLNQAFRKAIAEHNYKGVYQGVYPIKVNQHRYVAETIVETGKQFGYGLEAGSKPELLAVMALLDREDALVICNGYKDEEYVETALRFSRLGRKVILVVEKPSELPLIAEVARKTGIAPRIGMRVKLSSRGAGRWEASGGDRSKFGLSSSELMSALGFLKESGLLPCFELLHFHLGSQISNIRNVKNALREVGRFFVEVARLGAPLKYLDVGGGLGVDYDGSQTNFTSSMNYTTEEYANDVVFSVMEACDAAGVQHPTLVSESGRAVVAHHAVLIVDVLGTSEFDPVQVPDKVDDKAPSVVRNLLSTFREVTNKNLLEAYHDAQEYKEESLTLFSLGHLSLEQRVMAENIFWALCHKIMRIARESGDIPEELEALEKQLSDTYFCNFSVFQSLPDSWAIDQLFPIMPIHRLNERPTRQAVLADITCDSDGKIDHFIDKREVKDALELHSLNNDDYYLGIFLVGAYQEILGDLHNLFGDTHAVQVSLAPNGGYLIDHVVEGDTVTEVLNYVSYNKDDLVAKLRKSTEVALRNGRLSLDESRQLLRMYEEGLSGYTYLEREVDASFVANPGQLRLVVQDGKSPVPPTGTGT from the coding sequence ATGCCTCCAATCACTCCTCAGCACCGTTGGACCCTCGCCGATGCCCAGGACACCTACGGCATCCGCAACTGGGGCTCGCCCTATTTCGGCGTCAACGACAAGGGTCATGTGTGCGTCCATCCCGACGGGCCCGCCGCCCCGAACATGGACCTGAAGGAGCTGGTGGACGAGGTGCGGCGCCGGGGTATCGGCCTGCCCTTGCTCCTGCGCTTCACGGACGTGCTGCGCCACCGCGTGGTGCACCTCAACCAGGCGTTCCGCAAGGCCATCGCCGAGCACAACTACAAGGGCGTGTACCAGGGGGTGTACCCCATCAAGGTGAACCAGCACCGCTACGTCGCCGAGACGATCGTCGAGACGGGCAAGCAGTTCGGCTACGGCCTGGAGGCCGGCAGCAAGCCGGAGCTGCTCGCGGTGATGGCGCTCCTGGATCGCGAGGACGCGCTCGTCATCTGCAACGGCTACAAGGACGAGGAGTACGTGGAGACGGCGCTGCGCTTCTCGCGCCTGGGCCGCAAGGTCATCCTGGTGGTGGAGAAGCCCTCGGAGCTGCCGCTCATCGCCGAGGTGGCGCGCAAGACGGGCATCGCCCCGCGCATCGGCATGCGCGTGAAGCTGTCCAGCCGGGGCGCGGGCCGCTGGGAGGCCTCGGGCGGAGACCGCTCCAAGTTCGGCCTGTCCTCCTCGGAGCTGATGAGCGCCCTGGGCTTCCTCAAGGAGTCCGGGCTGCTGCCCTGTTTCGAGCTGTTGCACTTCCACCTGGGCAGTCAGATTTCCAACATCCGCAACGTGAAGAACGCGCTGCGCGAGGTGGGCCGCTTCTTCGTGGAGGTGGCCCGGCTGGGCGCGCCGCTCAAGTACCTGGACGTGGGCGGCGGCCTGGGCGTGGACTACGACGGCTCGCAGACGAACTTCACCTCCTCCATGAACTACACGACGGAGGAGTACGCCAACGACGTGGTGTTCTCGGTGATGGAGGCCTGTGACGCCGCGGGGGTGCAGCACCCCACGCTGGTGTCCGAGTCGGGCCGCGCCGTGGTGGCGCACCACGCGGTGCTCATCGTGGACGTGCTGGGAACGAGCGAGTTCGATCCCGTGCAGGTGCCGGACAAGGTGGACGACAAGGCGCCCAGCGTCGTGCGCAACCTCCTGTCCACCTTCCGCGAGGTGACGAACAAGAACCTGCTCGAGGCCTACCACGACGCCCAGGAGTACAAGGAGGAGAGCCTCACCCTCTTCTCGCTCGGCCACCTGTCGCTGGAGCAGCGGGTGATGGCGGAGAACATCTTCTGGGCGCTGTGCCACAAGATCATGCGCATCGCGCGCGAGTCGGGGGACATCCCCGAGGAGCTCGAGGCGCTGGAGAAGCAGCTGTCGGACACCTACTTCTGCAACTTCTCGGTGTTCCAGTCGCTGCCGGACTCGTGGGCCATCGATCAGCTCTTCCCCATCATGCCCATCCACCGGCTCAACGAGCGGCCCACGCGCCAGGCGGTGCTGGCGGACATCACCTGCGACTCGGACGGGAAGATCGACCACTTCATCGACAAGCGCGAGGTGAAGGACGCGCTGGAGCTGCACTCGCTCAACAACGATGACTACTACCTGGGCATCTTCCTGGTGGGGGCCTACCAGGAGATTCTGGGCGACCTGCACAACCTCTTCGGTGACACGCACGCGGTGCAGGTGTCGCTGGCGCCCAACGGCGGCTACCTGATCGATCACGTGGTGGAGGGCGACACGGTGACCGAGGTGCTCAACTACGTGAGCTACAACAAGGACGACCTCGTGGCGAAGCTGCGCAAGTCCACCGAGGTGGCGCTGCGCAACGGCCGGCTGTCCCTGGACGAGTCGCGCCAGCTCTTGCGCATGTACGAGGAGGGCCTGTCCGGCTACACGTACCTGGAGCGCGAGGTGGACGCCTCGTTCGTGGCGAACCCCGGGCAGCTGCGCCTGGTGGTGCAGGACGGCAAGTCGCCCGTTCCGCCCACCGGCACGGGCACCTGA
- the clpX gene encoding ATP-dependent Clp protease ATP-binding subunit ClpX, with product MESSARRDSPILTPREIYERLDRYVIGQEAAKRAVAIAAHNHLKRIQARRMRRGSLIKKSNILLIGPTGSGKTHIARNLADILSVPFTTVDATEYTEAGYYGKDVEVMVADLLFKSNHSVEDTQRGIIFIDEVDKIARRSQGARNGAGSRDIGGEGVQQALLKLLEGREVFVPMNVTQSFNRGDMVPIDTRDILFICAGTFSDLQEYGSQGESRPLGFGAPDVKTLRRRITTRQLVEFGMLSEFLGRLPVVVQLELLGEPELLRVLTEPPDSIVREYGELLGLDGIELDLNEEALREVVRFSVDKGLGARGLRSILEHVMADVMFEAPERRHRRVTVDRAFVRARLEGLEAGAGLGA from the coding sequence ATGGAGTCGTCCGCACGCAGGGACTCACCGATACTGACGCCGAGAGAGATCTACGAGCGGTTGGACCGCTACGTCATCGGCCAGGAAGCAGCCAAGCGCGCCGTGGCCATCGCCGCCCACAACCACCTCAAGCGCATCCAGGCGCGGCGGATGAGGCGTGGCTCGCTCATCAAGAAGTCCAACATCCTGCTCATCGGGCCCACGGGCAGCGGCAAGACGCACATCGCCCGCAACCTGGCGGACATCCTCTCGGTGCCCTTCACCACCGTGGACGCCACCGAGTACACGGAGGCCGGCTACTACGGCAAGGACGTGGAGGTGATGGTGGCGGACCTGCTCTTCAAGAGCAACCACTCGGTGGAGGACACCCAGCGGGGCATCATCTTCATCGACGAGGTGGACAAGATCGCCCGGCGCTCGCAGGGCGCGCGCAACGGGGCGGGTAGCCGGGACATCGGTGGCGAGGGCGTGCAGCAGGCGCTGCTCAAGCTGCTGGAGGGGCGCGAGGTCTTCGTTCCCATGAATGTCACCCAATCGTTCAACCGGGGTGACATGGTGCCCATCGACACCCGGGACATCCTGTTCATCTGCGCGGGGACGTTCTCCGACCTGCAGGAGTACGGCAGCCAGGGCGAGTCGCGGCCCCTGGGCTTCGGCGCTCCGGACGTGAAGACGCTGCGCCGGCGCATCACCACCCGGCAGCTCGTGGAGTTCGGGATGCTGTCGGAGTTCCTCGGGCGGCTGCCGGTGGTGGTGCAGTTGGAGCTGCTGGGCGAGCCGGAGCTGTTGCGCGTGCTCACCGAGCCGCCGGACTCCATCGTGCGCGAGTATGGCGAGCTGCTGGGCCTGGACGGCATCGAGCTGGACTTGAACGAGGAGGCGCTGCGCGAGGTGGTGCGCTTCTCCGTGGACAAGGGGCTGGGCGCGCGCGGCCTGCGCTCCATCCTCGAGCACGTGATGGCGGACGTGATGTTCGAGGCGCCCGAGCGCCGCCACCGCCGGGTCACCGTGGACAGGGCCTTCGTGCGCGCCCGCCTGGAGGGACTGGAGGCCGGGGCGGGGCTCGGGGCCTGA
- a CDS encoding CvpA family protein, with the protein MTIDLILLGLVLLFAVAGAITGGARQIAGLVAVAVAWFVSRKLGPYVGPRMAEALGGAPLLFGTLAGSLLLFIVVLVAVRYALTTLLRRMMGAKNPEQRSADNVVGFVLGGLKVVIIAYVMISALVFVDKYVVVAGRNLGVSPKDSVSFELARRYNLFEMTQFAAVRDMVVVAQVSTDPERARRLADDPAYKALKKDPRFQKAMANKNLRAALERGDTQEVLRNNLALQLLQDPQFVARLGAAARASQRD; encoded by the coding sequence GTGACCATCGATCTCATCCTCCTGGGGCTCGTGCTGCTGTTCGCCGTGGCGGGCGCCATCACCGGCGGGGCCCGGCAGATCGCCGGCCTGGTGGCGGTCGCGGTGGCGTGGTTCGTCTCGCGCAAGCTCGGCCCGTACGTGGGCCCGCGGATGGCCGAGGCGCTCGGCGGCGCCCCGCTGCTCTTCGGGACACTCGCGGGCTCCCTGCTGCTCTTCATCGTCGTGCTGGTGGCGGTGCGCTACGCCCTGACCACCCTGCTGCGGCGGATGATGGGCGCGAAGAATCCGGAGCAGCGCAGCGCGGACAACGTCGTGGGCTTCGTGCTCGGCGGCCTCAAGGTGGTGATCATCGCCTACGTGATGATCAGCGCGCTCGTCTTCGTGGACAAGTACGTGGTGGTGGCCGGGCGCAACCTCGGCGTGTCCCCCAAGGACTCGGTGTCCTTCGAGCTGGCGCGGCGCTACAACCTCTTCGAGATGACGCAGTTCGCCGCCGTGCGGGACATGGTCGTGGTGGCCCAGGTGTCCACCGATCCCGAGCGGGCCCGCCGCCTGGCGGACGATCCCGCCTACAAGGCCCTGAAGAAGGACCCGCGCTTCCAGAAGGCCATGGCGAACAAGAACCTGCGCGCCGCCCTCGAGCGGGGAGACACCCAGGAAGTCCTGCGCAACAACCTCGCCCTCCAGTTGTTGCAGGACCCGCAGTTCGTGGCCCGGCTGGGCGCCGCGGCGAGGGCCAGTCAGCGCGACTGA
- a CDS encoding J domain-containing protein, with protein MAELAERCARLDQMDYFEILQVERTASPSDIKKAFYRESRAYHPDRFFQLQDKEVKERVNELYKRVTEAYYVLRDDAKRRQYTADVSGPERAHKLRFTESSESETRAASKRQVEEQIGSNPKGRQFYQTGAADADAGRWASAERNLKMALTYEPANTRYKEKLAEVQKVLLEESRKQGGDSFKIR; from the coding sequence ATGGCCGAGCTCGCGGAGCGCTGCGCCCGGCTCGACCAGATGGACTACTTCGAGATCCTCCAGGTGGAGCGCACCGCGTCCCCCTCGGACATCAAGAAGGCCTTCTACCGCGAGAGCCGCGCCTACCACCCGGACCGCTTCTTCCAGCTCCAGGACAAGGAAGTGAAGGAGCGCGTCAACGAGCTCTACAAGCGCGTCACCGAGGCCTACTACGTGCTGCGCGACGACGCGAAGCGCCGGCAGTACACGGCGGACGTGTCGGGGCCCGAGCGCGCCCACAAGCTGCGCTTCACCGAGTCCTCCGAGTCCGAGACGCGCGCCGCCTCCAAGCGGCAGGTGGAGGAGCAGATCGGCTCCAATCCCAAGGGCCGCCAGTTCTACCAGACGGGCGCGGCCGACGCCGACGCGGGGCGCTGGGCCTCGGCCGAGCGCAACCTGAAGATGGCCCTCACCTATGAACCCGCGAACACTCGCTACAAGGAGAAGCTCGCCGAGGTGCAGAAGGTGCTACTAGAGGAGTCGCGCAAGCAGGGGGGCGACAGCTTCAAGATCCGTTGA
- the dnaK gene encoding molecular chaperone DnaK: MSEEIAIGIDLGTSTSCVSVVRDGQPFVIPNEWGETTHASCVSFLEDGSVLVGNAAKRNIITNAESTVYSAKRLIGRYFFSDEVKKAQAVMPYQIVEGENNTVRIAVRGETYSLPEISALVLKEMKAIAEGYLGTPVTKAVVTVPAYFNDNQRQATKDAGRIAGLEVLRILNEPTSAALAYGFGRDVSQRVVVYDLGGGTFDVSILEIGKDVFEVLSTAGDTYLGGDDFDDRIMTWLADDFLKRTRLDLRQNKYCLQMLKDAAERAKIDVGGQGVADVRCEGICQDSQGKVLDLTARLTQDQFNRMVMDLVQRTFKVCDEALQSARMTAADIDAVILVGGPTRLPIIRNSVRHYFQKEPKEGINPDQVVAMGAALQANALLDTATETFLVDVTPLSLRIGTVGGYTEKIIEKNTPVPIDRSKTFTTSRDGQEKVKIRVYQGESNRADECEMLGEFEFSGFRVGYRGEVKIDVTFEINTDGMVNVSAADQETGQKTSTTLTMSSGLSEADIQRSIQANQQLQLAGHGGADLPAVAAPRRGR; the protein is encoded by the coding sequence ATGTCGGAAGAGATCGCGATCGGCATCGACCTGGGCACCTCGACCTCGTGTGTGTCCGTGGTCCGGGACGGTCAGCCGTTCGTCATTCCCAACGAGTGGGGCGAGACGACACACGCCTCCTGCGTGTCCTTTCTCGAGGACGGCTCGGTGCTGGTGGGCAACGCGGCCAAGCGCAACATCATCACCAACGCCGAGTCGACGGTGTACTCGGCCAAGCGCCTCATCGGGCGCTACTTCTTCTCCGACGAGGTGAAGAAGGCGCAGGCGGTGATGCCGTACCAGATCGTCGAGGGAGAGAACAACACGGTGCGCATCGCCGTGAGGGGCGAGACGTACTCGCTGCCGGAGATCTCCGCGCTGGTGCTCAAGGAGATGAAGGCCATCGCCGAGGGCTACCTGGGCACGCCGGTGACCAAGGCGGTGGTGACCGTGCCGGCCTACTTCAACGACAACCAGCGGCAGGCGACCAAGGACGCGGGGCGCATCGCCGGGCTGGAGGTGCTGCGCATCCTCAACGAGCCCACCTCGGCGGCGCTCGCCTACGGCTTCGGCCGGGACGTGAGCCAGCGCGTGGTGGTGTACGACCTGGGCGGTGGCACCTTCGACGTCTCCATCCTGGAGATCGGCAAGGACGTCTTCGAGGTGCTGTCCACCGCGGGTGACACGTACCTGGGCGGCGACGACTTCGACGACCGCATCATGACGTGGCTGGCGGACGACTTCCTCAAGCGCACGCGGTTGGACTTGAGGCAGAACAAGTACTGCCTGCAGATGCTCAAGGACGCGGCCGAGCGGGCGAAGATCGACGTGGGCGGCCAGGGCGTGGCGGACGTGCGGTGCGAGGGCATCTGCCAGGACTCCCAGGGCAAGGTGTTGGATCTGACGGCCCGGCTCACCCAGGATCAGTTCAACCGGATGGTGATGGACCTGGTGCAGCGCACCTTCAAGGTGTGTGACGAGGCGCTGCAATCCGCGCGCATGACGGCGGCGGACATCGACGCGGTCATCCTCGTGGGTGGCCCCACGCGCCTGCCCATCATCCGCAACTCGGTGCGCCACTACTTCCAGAAGGAGCCCAAGGAAGGCATCAACCCGGACCAGGTGGTGGCCATGGGCGCGGCGCTCCAGGCCAACGCGCTGCTGGACACCGCCACCGAGACCTTCCTCGTGGACGTGACGCCGCTGTCGCTGCGCATCGGCACGGTGGGTGGATACACCGAGAAGATCATCGAGAAGAACACGCCGGTGCCCATCGACCGCTCGAAGACCTTCACCACCAGCCGTGACGGCCAGGAGAAGGTGAAGATCCGCGTCTACCAGGGCGAGAGCAACCGCGCCGACGAGTGCGAGATGCTCGGCGAGTTCGAGTTCTCGGGCTTTCGCGTGGGCTACCGGGGCGAGGTGAAGATCGACGTGACGTTCGAGATCAACACCGACGGCATGGTGAACGTCTCCGCGGCGGATCAGGAGACGGGACAGAAGACGTCCACCACGCTCACCATGTCCTCGGGCCTGTCGGAGGCGGACATCCAGCGCTCCATCCAGGCCAACCAGCAACTCCAACTCGCGGGCCATGGAGGGGCGGACCTGCCCGCCGTGGCCGCTCCCCGCCGAGGCAGATAG
- the mrtX gene encoding myxosortase MrtX, translating into MTARWRPTAVQEVLGLWILGFLGIIVSFLLFGGTGVPKLVATVGFLYLPLIPMRWRGEDYRDYGLSTRTWRQDVRLFLGMSLVVFPLFSGLFWLWTEVLPLLPTELARLLAPFRGPAHFTPRLPPRFGEWVVDQLFVVALPEEFFYRGYMQARLRDAWPQGRRVFGVRLGPAFWLTALLFALGHLAIFQVWRLSVFFPALLFGWMRERTGSVVGAALFHASANLFVRCLEVSFFGG; encoded by the coding sequence ATGACGGCTCGCTGGCGCCCCACCGCCGTCCAGGAGGTGCTCGGCCTGTGGATCCTGGGCTTCCTGGGCATCATCGTCTCCTTCCTGCTGTTCGGCGGCACGGGCGTGCCCAAGCTGGTGGCCACGGTGGGCTTTCTCTACCTGCCGCTCATCCCCATGCGCTGGCGCGGCGAGGACTACCGCGACTACGGGCTGTCCACGCGCACCTGGCGCCAGGACGTGCGCCTCTTCCTGGGAATGAGCCTGGTGGTGTTCCCGCTCTTCTCCGGGCTCTTCTGGCTGTGGACGGAGGTGCTCCCGCTGCTGCCCACGGAGCTCGCGCGGCTGCTCGCGCCCTTCCGGGGCCCGGCGCACTTCACTCCCCGGCTGCCCCCGCGCTTCGGGGAGTGGGTGGTGGATCAGCTCTTCGTCGTGGCCCTACCCGAGGAGTTCTTCTACCGGGGCTACATGCAGGCGCGCCTGCGCGATGCCTGGCCCCAGGGGCGGCGCGTGTTCGGCGTCCGGCTGGGGCCCGCCTTCTGGCTCACCGCGCTGCTCTTCGCGCTCGGGCACCTGGCCATCTTCCAGGTGTGGCGCCTGTCCGTCTTCTTCCCCGCCCTGCTCTTCGGGTGGATGCGCGAGCGCACCGGCAGTGTCGTGGGCGCGGCCCTCTTCCACGCCTCCGCCAACCTCTTCGTGCGCTGCCTCGAGGTGTCCTTCTTCGGCGGCTAG
- a CDS encoding S1 family peptidase: MTRLLPLVLALVSTSVLAADKPTRADLQKTLALYERSVVKVRGGRGAGLGIIVGSEGQVLTSVRHVDLEAARVEFAGQSLPATVLLANAMLKVAVVAAPTGNYPAVPVQVSAASPAGQWLIGVVPGRGQKRDTPTAGLAREAPEPFIDVDVALPPGSPLFDTRGRLVAVSVQRKGRGCRALPLDAVKQQLVTRVATP, from the coding sequence GTGACGCGCCTCCTGCCCCTCGTCCTCGCCCTCGTCTCCACCAGCGTCCTCGCCGCGGACAAACCGACCCGTGCCGATCTCCAGAAGACCCTGGCGCTGTATGAGCGCTCGGTGGTGAAGGTGCGGGGCGGGCGCGGCGCGGGATTGGGCATCATCGTGGGCTCCGAGGGCCAGGTGCTCACCTCCGTGCGCCACGTCGACCTGGAGGCCGCGCGGGTGGAGTTCGCGGGCCAGAGCCTGCCGGCCACGGTGCTGCTCGCCAACGCGATGCTCAAGGTGGCCGTCGTCGCCGCGCCCACGGGCAACTACCCCGCCGTGCCCGTGCAGGTGTCCGCCGCGAGCCCCGCGGGCCAGTGGCTCATCGGCGTGGTGCCGGGCCGGGGCCAGAAGCGCGACACCCCCACCGCGGGACTGGCGCGCGAGGCCCCCGAGCCCTTCATCGACGTGGACGTCGCGCTGCCTCCGGGCAGCCCCCTCTTCGACACCCGGGGCCGGCTGGTGGCGGTGTCCGTGCAGCGCAAGGGGCGCGGCTGCCGGGCCCTGCCCCTGGACGCCGTCAAGCAGCAGCTCGTCACCCGGGTCGCCACGCCGTGA